The Cervus elaphus chromosome 12, mCerEla1.1, whole genome shotgun sequence genome includes a region encoding these proteins:
- the DIO2 gene encoding type II iodothyronine deiodinase isoform X1 produces MLQSMGRQRDRRDLRTEQGQQEGEGEPERTRELTREAEKMGILSVDLLITLQILPVFFSNCLFLALYDSVILLKHVVLLLSRSKSARGQWRRMLTSEGMRCIWKSFLLDAYKQVKLGEDAPNSSVVHVSNPEGGDASGNGAQAKTVDGTECHLLDFASPERPLVVNFGSATUPPFTNQLPAFSKLVEEFSSVADFLLVYIDEAHPSDGWAVPGDSSLFFEIKKHRNQEDRCAAAHQLLERFSLPPQCRVVADRMDNNANVAYGVAFERVCIVQRQKIAYLGGKGPFFYNLQEVRRWLEKNFSQRURLD; encoded by the exons AGGGTGAAGGGGAACCAGAGCGCACAAGGGAACTGACCCGGGAGGCAGAGAAGATGGGCATCCTCAGCGTAGACTTGCTGATCACACTGCAGATTCTGCcagtttttttctccaactgcCTCTTCCTGGCGCTCTATGACTCGGTCATTCTCCTCAAGCACGTGGTGCTGCTGCTGAGCCGCTCCAAGTCCGCTCGCGGGCAGTGGAGGCGCATGCTGACCTCAGAAGGAATGCGCTGCATCTGGAAAAGCTTCCTCCTCGACGCCTACAAACAG GTGAAATTGGGTGAAGATGCCCCCAATTCCAGCGTGGTGCATGTCTCCAATCCGGAAGGAGGTGACGCCAGCGGAAATGGTGCCCAGGCGAAAACAGTGGATGGGACTGAGTGCCACCTTCTGGACTTcgccagccctgagcgcccactGGTGGTCAACTTCGGCTCGGCCACCTGACCTCCTTTCACTAACCAGCTGCCAGCCTTCAGCAAACTGGTGGAAGAGTTCTCATCCGTGGCTGACTTCCTGTTGGTCTACATTGATGAGGCTCATCCTTCAGATGGTTGGGCGGTGCCTGGggattcttctttgtttttcgaGATAAAGAAGCACCGGAACCAGGAAGACCGATGcgcggcagcccaccagctcctggagcgtTTCTCCTTGCCGCCCCAGTGCCGGGTTGTGGCTGACCGCATGGACAACAATGCCAACGTCGCCTATGGGGTAGCCTTTGAACGCGTGTGCATTGTTCAGAGACAGAAAATTGCTTATCTGGGAGGAAAGGGCCCCTTCTTTTACAACCTGCAAGAAGTCCGGCGTTGGCTGGAGAAGAATTTCAGCCAGAGATGAAGGCTAGATTAG
- the DIO2 gene encoding type II iodothyronine deiodinase isoform X2, whose amino-acid sequence MLQSMGRQRDRRDLRTEQGQQEGEGEPERTRELTREAEKMGILSVDLLITLQILPVFFSNCLFLALYDSVILLKHVVLLLSRSKSARGQWRRMLTSEGMRCIWKSFLLDAYKQVKLGEDAPNSSVVHVSNPEGGDASGNGAQAKTVDGTECHLLDFASPERPLVVNFGSATUPPFTNQLPAFSKLVEEFSSVADFLLVYIDEAHPSDGWAVPGDSSLFFEIKKHRNQEDRCAAAHQLLERFSLPPQCRVVADRMDNNANVAYGVAFERVCIVQRQKIAYLGGKGPFFYNLQEVRRWLEKNFSQR is encoded by the exons AGGGTGAAGGGGAACCAGAGCGCACAAGGGAACTGACCCGGGAGGCAGAGAAGATGGGCATCCTCAGCGTAGACTTGCTGATCACACTGCAGATTCTGCcagtttttttctccaactgcCTCTTCCTGGCGCTCTATGACTCGGTCATTCTCCTCAAGCACGTGGTGCTGCTGCTGAGCCGCTCCAAGTCCGCTCGCGGGCAGTGGAGGCGCATGCTGACCTCAGAAGGAATGCGCTGCATCTGGAAAAGCTTCCTCCTCGACGCCTACAAACAG GTGAAATTGGGTGAAGATGCCCCCAATTCCAGCGTGGTGCATGTCTCCAATCCGGAAGGAGGTGACGCCAGCGGAAATGGTGCCCAGGCGAAAACAGTGGATGGGACTGAGTGCCACCTTCTGGACTTcgccagccctgagcgcccactGGTGGTCAACTTCGGCTCGGCCACCTGACCTCCTTTCACTAACCAGCTGCCAGCCTTCAGCAAACTGGTGGAAGAGTTCTCATCCGTGGCTGACTTCCTGTTGGTCTACATTGATGAGGCTCATCCTTCAGATGGTTGGGCGGTGCCTGGggattcttctttgtttttcgaGATAAAGAAGCACCGGAACCAGGAAGACCGATGcgcggcagcccaccagctcctggagcgtTTCTCCTTGCCGCCCCAGTGCCGGGTTGTGGCTGACCGCATGGACAACAATGCCAACGTCGCCTATGGGGTAGCCTTTGAACGCGTGTGCATTGTTCAGAGACAGAAAATTGCTTATCTGGGAGGAAAGGGCCCCTTCTTTTACAACCTGCAAGAAGTCCGGCGTTGGCTGGAGAAGAATTTCAGCCAGAGATGA